Genomic DNA from Patescibacteria group bacterium:
TGCAGTCCTGATAACACCAAGGCTGGTGCGATAGTCTTTGAATCACAGCTAAGACAAAAAATAGCCAATGGGTCGCTAACGAGAGCGAACAGTAAAGCTAAGTCCATGAGATACAAAGACTTTGTTCCAATGTGGCTAAAAGATTATGTGGAGGTGAATAGTAAGCCATCGGATATTGTCGCAAAGAAAATGATTCTAAGAGTTCATTTACTGCCCTACTTTGGTGAAATGAAAATTGATCAAATTACCAATCGTATCATTGAGCAGTTCAAAGCCATACAGCAAAGAAATAAAAAATCCCCTAAAACAATCAATAATCATTTAGGGGTATTGAGAAAATCTTTGGCAACTGCCGACGATTGGGGTCTACAGGTTACCATCCCAAAAATAAAACCACTAAAAGTAATGCTTGCCGAAGTTAGCTTTCTAACAGTTGAAGAATGTGAAAATGTTTTACAATCAGCTGATGACATCTGGCATGATATGATTCTGTTGGTAATGAAAACTGGATTGCGTTTTGGTGAATTGGTTGCCCTAAACTGGCAGGATATCGATTTTGCAAATAAGCAAATAACCGTCTGTCGATCAATCGTCAAGAACATTCCTCAAAACAGCACCAAGAGCAACAAGATTCGTCATGTGCCTTTTGGAAATGAGGTTGAACAAATGTTAATACTTCGCAAAAGTGCATCAATCAATGAATATGTGTTTTCTAATAAACACGGTGAGTTTATGAAATCAGCCACTTGCAGAACTAATTTAATTAGAATCTGTAAGCAAGTCGGTGTAACTAAAATTGGCTGGCATTTATTGAGGCATACATTCGCATCGCACCTATCGGAAAATAACATCTCACCAATTATCATTCAAAAGCTTCTTGGGCACAGCGATATCAAGACAACAATGAGATATGCTCACCTAGGAAATGAAGTAACCAGAGAGGCGGTGAAGACGCTTGAAAGACCTATTATTTTAGAAGGTTGCCACAATTTTGCCACAAAGGTAGATAATGACACAAAAACTGATAAAATAATAGAAAGATTTACTGCTAATATAAAACAAGAACAGGAATAAAACCCTGCTCTTGTACTGGCGGAGAAGGAGGGATTCGAACCCTCGGTCCGCTTTCACGGACAACGCTTTTCGAGAGCGTCGCCTTCAACCACTCGAGCCACTTCTCCAAATTTATATTTTATTTTTTTACCTTTTTCACAACCTCTTTCTTCTTCTCAACCATCAACCCCTTCACTTCCGCCTCACTCAAATATCGCCACTCTCCCACTTTCAAATCACCCATCTCCAAACTCCCAATTTTTATCCTTGCCAATTCAAGCACATCACAACCTAGAACGCCGAACATTCTACGGATTTGTCTTTTCTTGCCCTGGGTTAAGATTATTTCAAACTTATCAGTGCCAACCGCTTTGATATTTTTGGCTTTAACAATGCCATCGCCATCACCGATGTCGACACCTTGCTTAAAATCGTTTTGAATAATACGTGCCTCAAGGCCTCGACTGACAATACTGACTAAATACTTTTTTTCATGCTCATATTTCGGATGCGTTATTTTCTGAGTTAAGGCGCCGTCGTTAGTCAACAAAACTAAGCCTTCGCTATTCTTATCTAAGCGACCAACCACAAATAAACGTTCTTTGGCGTTGACTAAGTCAAAAATATTTTTCTCATCAACAAACTGGCGACTGGTACAGGTATAGCCTTTTGGTTTATTCAAAATAATATACACCAACTTTTCTTGTCTATAGATTTGCACACCATCAAGCAAAACTTCGTCGTGTTCGTCGACGCGATCACCCAGTTTTGCCACCTTATCATTAATCATTACCAAACCATCCTTGATAAAATCTTCGGCCTTGCGACGTGAACAAACTCCAGCTTCAGCGATAAATTTTTGTAATACTATTTTCATATCTTTATTTTTTATCTTCTTTATTAATCATTAAGTGCCCCATTCCCATTAAGGCTATTAATACCCAGAACATTATTGCCATATCATTCTTAAAGTACGGAACATCCACAGCTCCGTGAATTACGATTGCCGTCATTGCTGACAATAATGTAATTATTATATAGTTTTCTTTTGTACTGGAGCCGTAATTTTGAATTTTATGTTTTGAATTTTGAAGCACCTGGCGGACGCCAATATAATAAAACTTAACAATTATCCAAGTCATCAACAATGCGCCAAGTAAGCCTAACTCTGACCAGAAATTTAAGAAAATATTGTGCGGGTAAAGATAGACTTCAACTGGTCGCCAATATTTCTTTTTGTAATCGTCACTAAACAAAACTAATTTACGATGAAAGTCTGGGTCATGATCTTCGTTAAAAAATATTCCTTCTTGATGATACGGCTTCACCGCTGTTTGATAATTAGCCAGGCCCGCTCCCAAAATAAAACGTTGCGGACTTTCGGTTAACATCATCCAGGTCTCTCGCCATTGTTGCTTGCGCACTTCGCCAGAAAAATCACTTAGCGTTCCTTTTTCAACTATCTTATTGTGCACATTAACATTTACAAAAAACATAATCAGCGCAAATATTAAAACTCCCATAGTTGCTAAGCGCATTCGTTTGCCGATTAATAGACCAAACAAAATTGTCCCCGCCACAACACCCACTATCGCTCCCTCGGAATGCGCAAAGTAAATTGACAATAAAGATAAGATTATTATTACTGATAAAAATATAATTTTTAAAATTTTTTCTTTATTCAAAATTCGAAATTCGAAATTCGAAATTGCTAAGCCATGGCCTGTCATTAATAAAACTAACGGCGCCAAATAAAGACCGAGCGCATTGGGATAGGCAAAGACGGAAACTACTCTTCTTGTTTCTACAGCTGACCAAAATGGATTGGCGATAAAATCACCGGTTATTTTTTGGTAGATTGCAAAGACGGAAATCAAAAAAGCTGCAATCGTCAATGGCCAAATTATTTTCTCAAATACGGAAACCCAGCCTTCGCCAAGACTACGGCGTGGCGAAGCAAAAACATTAAACAATAAAATATAAAACAACAATGGTTCAAAAAAATACGCTTTCCAGATTCCAAAGGCTTCATTGCTAAAGCCCGCAACACCAACGGAGATAAAAGAAATAATTAACAGCAACACCATCTCAATATCAAACGGATAACGACTCAGTCCTGCACCTCCGCTGCGTCGTGTTTTAATATTTTCAATGACCTGTTTATAGCCGTTCAAAAACCAGATTGCGAAAGTCGCCAAAATCATCACCTCCAACATTGTAATGGGAATACCAACTATTTTAAATCTTAGGGTGTAGCTAGGCAACGCAAAAAGAATAAACATTATTGCCCACTGTAAATATTTTACATTTCTCATATGATTAGACTAATTCTTTATCCCTATATCTTATCACCAATATCTAAAAATATAAAGACGCCAAATGGGGCGCCTTAAATATTTTTAAGATCTAGATGTCATTAGTTGATATTTTTATTCAAGGGTCCGACGATAGCCTCAAACTCTTCCTTTTCCAAAGTCTCCTTCTCAACTAAAACCTTTACAATCGCTTCTAATTTTTCTCTTTGACCCTTGATAATAGTCAATGCCATTTGTTTGCCTTTTTCAATAAAGGCCGCAATCTCGACATCAATCTGTTCCGCCATCTTCTCGCTATAATCTCTTTGCTCATGAATCTCACGACCCAAGAAAATCATTTCTTCTTTTTCACCAAAAGTTCGGGGTCCAAGATTTTCAGACATACCATAATCAGTTACCAAGCGACGAGCCAGACTGGTGGCCTTACGCAAATCAGAGGTGGCACCGGTGGTAATTTCACCAAAAACTTCTTTCTCCGTTAGATAACCGGCTAACAACACTGCGATATCTTCCATAAACTCTGCCTTAGTGTGCATATGCTTATCTTCAGTCGGTAATTTAATCATATAACCGGCAGCTCGTCCACGAGAGATTACAGAAATCTTTTGCACTGGATCAGTGTTCGGAGAAAAATGCGCCACTAAAGCATGGCCCGCTTCATGATAGGCTGTTACCTTCTTTTCTCTCTCAGAGAAAACCTTGCTCTTGCGTTCCGGTCCAAGCATTACCTTCTCAATCGCTTCCAACAAGAATTCCATATCAATAATTTTATTATTTTTTCGTCCCGCCAAAATCGCACCCTCATTCAAAACATTGGCTAAGTCAGCGCCACTAAATCCAGGGGTACGTTCCGCAATTCTGCGCAAGCTCACATCCTTGGCTAATGGTTTTTCCTTAGCATGAATCTTCAAAATTTCTTCACGATCTTTAATATCAGGATTATCCAAAACTACTTGACGATCAAAACGTCCTGGTCGAAGCAAAGCTGGATCAAGAACATCTGGTCTATTAGTTGCGGCCATCACAATTACATTCGCACTTGGTTCAAAGCCGTCCATTTCAACCAAAATTTGATTCAAGGTTTGTTCACGTTCATCATGTGAACCACCCAAGCCAGCGCCACGACGACGACCAACTGCATCAATTTCATCAATAAAGATAATACAAGGTGCACTTTTCTTTGCCTTTTTAAACAAATCACGAACACGGCTCGCGCCAACACCAACAAACATTTCCACAAACTCAGAGCCGGAAATATGATAGAATGGCACATCCGCTTCACCTGCTACTGCTCGTGCCAACAAGGTCTTGCCAGTTCCCGGACTACCCAATAACAACACGCCACGCGGAATGCGCGCGCCTAATTCCAAAAACTTCTTCGGCTGTTTCAAAAAATCAACAACCTCTGACAATTCTTCTTTTGCTTCTTTTACACCCGCCACATCTTTAAACGAAACTTTATTCTTTGTATCTTTACCAAACTCTTTTGCCTGTGATTGTCCAAACATCATTGCCTTTGAGTTTGCTCCCTGCACTGAACGCATCATCATAAAGATAAAAACGCCGATTAGCAAAAATGGCAAAAGAATCGGCAATAAAGTTGCCATCCAGTAACCAGCCCCCTCTTCACTCTTCACAGCCACATCAATTCCGATAATTTTCTCCTTGGCAATACCGTAATTACTCATCAACTCAGAAAAAGTCGCTCCCATTTCTTTTTTAACCATTTCCTTAGCCCCATCTTTCAGTTCCACTTCCATTTCATCACCACGAATAATCACGCTTTTCACCTCGCCATTATCAACTTGCGAAATAAATTTGCCAATATTAGCATTTTCAATCTTCGTGCCTTGGCCATAAGCACTAAAAATAAGCGCAATTGCCAAAAACACCAAGATAAAAATGGAGAAATTTTTTAGTAAACTTTTCATGTAAATATATAGGCGACCGGCAACAAAATAAACAGCATCATTTTCTTTGCAAATAGCCAAAAAATCATTATTAATACCTAAATAGTGTATAATAATCGAGGTTTTTAGTCAATACATCGCCCAATAATTGACTTTTTATCACAAGCCTGCTTAAATAGAGTATCAAAGTGATTACAAGTAAAAATAAATCCAAATAAGGAGGGCACACATGAACGATAAATATTGGACCTTTGAATTTTTACTGCACATCACTGGCAAAACATACGCAGACGAAAAGGTAGAGTTAGAAAAAACAATAAAAATTCCACTTCTAGTGACCACCGAAAAAGCCGCCGAAGAACATGCCGGGATGATGGTTAAATACTTCACAACAATGGCCAAAGTGTGTGATACAAAGTATTTTAAAAAATATTGTAAATCCATTAATGACAAAGACGGTCTTTTGTTCAGTGACTTCAGAATATTCCATCAAGGAAAAAGAACCTTGCGTGAAAAAAAACTAGACCTTCACGTCCCAGAAATTACCGCCGGTCCGTGATTTCACCAAACCAGCCCCAGCAACCAGAAAGTTGCCGGGGCTTTTAATTTTACAAAATAAAAAACCCGAGGAAGTATGAGCCTCCTCGGGGTGAAAATATTTTTTTTGTTGTGGTCAGTTTTTCAGGATACAGGTGTATCCATGCGCTTTTAACCATGAGCGCTGATCAAGTCTTTTATTATTAATATCATAACAACACAAGCTAAACCAAATTATAATACATAACATGGCTACCCATTTTTCCGTCATTGTCCCATGAAATATAATAACCGGAAAAGTGCCAGCAATAAGCCAACAAAAAAAGGTAAAATAAATAAATTATGATATATGTCCACTATTTGTCGTTCTACGCCCTTGCTATGCATTACAACTTCTGCACCAAACATTCCCCCAGCAATTACACCAGAGACGAAACCACAAAGAAATTGAAATTTATTAGTCGCTATAAATCCGCTCAACTCTGGACATCTTTGCAAAATCGTAGAGCCAATAATGATAATAACCAATAGACCAATATCACCGTAGCGTGCCGCATGGGAAACATTATAAGAGAAACCTTCAAATCTTTCCCGACCGGCGTCCACAACGAATAAGGTCAATAGATAAAAAATCACAATCGTCGCCCAAATCGGCAACAACGCCAAAACTGCATAAACACCATAATAATTGTTTTCCATGACCATCTCCTTTTGTGTGGTTTTTTATATAAAATGTACGAATACCAATTTAATTCGGCAATCTTGAATATTAGCAGAAAAGCACTGTAATGTCAAGATTACTTGTGTCATTCTCTGATTATGTTATATTCATATTATAAACAAACTCCTGAATCCACGCCTTCGCGATGATAACGGAAGAAGAAAAAAATATGCGCACCCCTCAACGGAAACCCGGCATCTACGCCGGACTTAAAGCTGATCAAAATATTACTGCTGAAAAATTCCACGAATTGACGGCTAAATTAGAGAAGTTAAAAAAAGTTAGCCAACCGCGCGCGATTACCGAGATGAAGCACTCAGCTGCAGATGGCGACTTTTCCGAGAACGCCGCTTACCAAATTGCCAAGGGACGTTTGCGTGGAATCAACCAACGCATCACCGACATCACCGACCACCTAAAACGCGCCGTTATCATTGAGCACAACCAAAACAAAGACCGCGTCGAGCTCGGTCATAAAGTAACCGTCGAAGTGAACGGCAAAGAAAAAACTTTTCTAATTCTTGGCTCGGCTGAGACCAATCCTGACAACAATGTAATTTCAAATAATTCCCCCATCGGCTCCGCCTTGATGGGTAAAAAAATTGGCGACCGAGTGCAAGTGCACTTAGCCACCAAAATTGTGGAATACAAGATTATTAAAATAGAATAGAACAAGCAAAAATCAAAAATAAGTAAAACATAAAAGGATACTCAAAATAACCCCGGGGGTTTGGGGGTGTGAACTAAACGCCAGCCTTAAAATAACAAAACTCTTGCATGTGATAGTGCATTGAACACCCCCAAGACTTTTGGTTACTTTTGGTCTCAAAAGTGACACAAGCGAGAGCGCGTCGCTTAAAACAAAAAAACTTAGCAATATACGCTAAGTTTTTTTAAAATTTCCCCTCACCCCAACCCTCTCCCGCCGGGGCGAGGGAGTTTTTATGCAAAGTTTTTATTTTGTCATAATCTTATCAATAATACCGTACTTCTTCGCTTCTTCAGCCGACATGTAGTAATCACGATCAGTATCCTGTTCAATTTTGGCAATTTTTTGCCCAGTATGTTTCACTAAAATCTTGTTCAACTTATCTCTGGTTTTCAAAATATGTTCAGAACGAATTTTAATATCACTCGCCTGTCCTTCAGCCCCACCCATTACTTGGTGAATCATCACTTCACTATTTGGCAAAGAAAAACGTTTGCCCGCTGCACCAGCTGATAAAAGAACTGCGCCCATGGAAGCGGCCATGCCCACGCAAATTGTTGAAACATCAGATTTTACATATTGCATCGTGTCATAGATGGCCATACCCGCAGATACTGATCCACCTGGGGAATTGATATAAAATTTGATATCCTTATCCTTACTTTCAGCGTCAAGAAATAAAAGTTGCGCGATAATAATGTTAGCCACGTGATCGTCAATCGCCTCGCCCAAAAAAATAATTCGATCACGCAAAAGGCGTGAGTAAATATCGTAAGCACGCTCAACTTGACCTGATTTTTCAATAACTGTTGGTATTAATGTCATATATTTTTTGTTTGTTTATTCCGTCATCCCCGCGAAGGCGGGGATCCAGGTGCCTCGTATATCGTAATTAATATTAAGGAAAACTAAAATAAACAAATCGACGTTATTTATTAATATTTTTAAAAAAATTCTATATAATTATGTATTAAAAATCTGTGGCGCCTGGATTCCCGCCTTCGCGGGAATGACAAGGATTAAACAATTCTCCAATTCCCGTCCACCTCTTCAAACTTGCCATCAACAACAAATCCCGACGCCCGCTTATGACCACCACCGCCCAAAACTTGAGCCAGCTTGGAAATATCAACATCAGGATGTGTGGTACGCAAACTACCCTTAATTTTACCACCCTCTTCTTCGCGCATAAAAACCAGCGCCTTAACACCGGCAAGATTACTGAGAAAGCCGGGAATTCCCTCTAATTCTTCTTCAGTTACCCCACTATTTTTGATATCATCTTTAGTTAAAAAAGAATAAGCGAAATTATAAAAACTATTTATTTTCAAATTACTCATCGCCCGACCCCAGACACGCATCGATAATAAACTTTTGTTGCGCCAAGTGTTTTCCAAAATCATCGGATAACGTGCTCCATAGACCAACATCTCCGAAGTAATCTTAATCGTTTTTTCCGAAGTTGATTCGTAGAGCAAATTACCTGTGTCCGTGAGAATACCTGTTAAAATGCAATTAGCAAAATTTTTATTAAAGCGCACTTTATTAGCTTTAAGAAAAAAATACAACACCTCCGCGGTTGATGACGCCTTCGCATTACGTACTTCTATATTAGAATAGCTGTCAATCTTGGGATGATGATCAAATTCAATCGCGATTTGGTCTTTGTGACGATGGCCAATCTCTTTAGTTAAATTTGTCCGACTCAGACTGCCACAATCAAGCGCAATAAACAAATCGAAATCGGCAAAATTTATTCCATCACGGTCAGATTTAATTTTTTCAACGTGAGGTAAAAAATTAAATTGAAAGGGCGGAGCATCACTGCAAAAAGCGTGATATTTTTTATGTAAAGATTCTAGTAACTCAATCATTATGCCCATCGAAGAAAGCGCATCGCCATCTGGTCGATAATGGGTTACCACCAAAACATTCCGTGCTCCTTTAATTTTTTCATACGCCTCTCGGTATTTCTCTTCTATCATACATTTACTTTCCTCTTTCATCACGCCACAGCTTCAGCAACGGCGGACTCTAGACTACTCTTTATCAATTTCCTCCTGTTTTTCCCCATCATCACGCCATAGTTTTCCTAAGTCGTTTTTCTCATCCATTCTAATCTCCGCAAAAACCTTGTCCATCTTAGCTACGTAGCGTTCTTGATTATCAATACCAAAAGTTAATCTTGGCACTTTACGCATCCGTGATTTCAAGCTTAGTTTGCGAGTAAAGGCACTGGCATTTTTGCGCAACAACTTCAAAGCTGTGCCTGATAAATTCTCTGGCAAAACTGAAATATTGACATTAGCATTACTCATATCAGGCGCACATTTCACGCGAATAATCGTAATCAAGCCACCATCCAAATAGACGTCGCTATTTACAATAACCGCCAAGTCATCTTTTAATTGTTCATTTACTTTTTCAACTCGACTCATATATTAGAAAGTTACTTTTACTTCATTATTTTTATAAAACACCAACACATCACCAACTTCAACCACTATATTACCGGCATAATGCAAGCCACACTCTTCGTCAGTCTCAACCTTGTTAACATTTTGTTTGCCCGCTTGTAGGTTAGTTAATTTACCCGTGCCTACTAATTCCTTATTACGCATTACCTCAATCAGGGCGTCAGATTCAATCACGCCATCAATCACTTTACCACCGACGATTTGCGCTTCTTTCTCGGTTCTAAAAATCGCCAAGACCTTCAAACGACCTAAATCTTCTCTTTCATAGGTCACCACAATACGAGAACGCATTTCAGCTTTAACATCATTTAATAAATCATAAATAACATTATAAGCCTTAATAGAAATATTTTTTTCACGCGCCATGTTTTCGATTGCAATTGGTGTTTTGACGTTAAAACCTAAAATCAAAGAGCCAGTTGCTTCCGCTCGCTTAATATCACCATCACTAATGTTACCCAAGCCGCGGTGTACAACTTTTACACTCACATCCTTGGTATTAATTTTTTCCAAAGATTCTTCAATTGCCTCAATCGAACCCAACAAATCACCCTTGATGATCAAATTAACTTTTTCAGAGGTAGTATTTTCATCGCGTTGGCTAGTCTTATTAAAACTCGCATCAGCCGCTGTTCGTAATTTTTTCTTTTTCACGCGTTCGCCCTCGCCCACTTCCAAAACATCACCAACATTCAACATCGCGCGCAAACCAATAATTTGCACCGGTGTTGCTGGTCCTACTGCCTTCACATTGCCCTCATTATAGGTAGTTAAATTACGAATCTTGCCCACGTCCTTACCATTCATCATCAAGCTATCACCTAAACGCAAAGTGCCGTTCTGCACTAAAATTGTTGCCACTGGCCCTGAGCCTTTGCTCAAATGTGATTCAATCACCGTGCCGGCCGCATCCGCATTGGGATTGGCTTTGACATTTTCCAATTCAGTCTCCGCGGTCAAAAGAATCATATCCAATAAATCAGTAATACCGTCGCCCTTCTTCGCAGAAATCGGCACACAGGTAGTCTTACCGCCCCAATCAGTCGGGGTAATATTTAATTTACCTGATAATTCTTGTTTAGTTTTATCAATATTGGCATCTACCTTATCAACCTTATTAATCGCCACCACAAACGGCAACTTAGCTGCTTGGATGATCTTGTACGCTTCAACAGTCTGAGGCATCACGCCATCGTCAGCGGCTACCACTAAAATCGCCACGTCAGCAATCTTGGCACCACGTGATCGCATGGCTGTAAACGCTTCATGACCGGGAGTATCAATAAATGTAATAGTTTGGTTTCTGCGTACTACTTGATAAGCGCCAATATGTTGAGTAATACCACCGGCCTCACCGCCAATGACATTTGTTTTACGAATAGCATCAAGTAAGCTAGTTTTACCATGATCAACATGTCCCATTACCACAATTACTGGTGGACGATCCAACATATCTACTGCTTGCTCTTTGGATAAAATATCATCGAGTTTATTTTCCTTAACAGCCGTCTCATCTTCACCTTCTTTTCTAATCACCTCAAAGCCAAGTTCAGAACCAACCAACCAAGCTGTTTCAAAATCAATGCGCTCATTCAGAGATGCGAAAATACCGTTCTTAATCAATTCTGCCAAAATCACGTTCACGGGACTTGCTACCAAGCCGGCAAAATCACGCACTGAAATAAAAGCAGGCACAAAAACTTTTTCATGAGTCTCAATACGTACTTTCTTCTCTCTTTCTACGCGCTCTTTTTCTTCTCTTTGTTTATCTATTTTTCGCTTAATTTTTGGCCATTCTTTCAAAATCTTATTCGCGACACTTTTATTAATTTTAATCGCCCGGCCACCAATATCGAAACCTGCTTGCGATAAATAATATCTCAACTCTTGAGGTGTCACTTTTAATAATCTTGCTAGTTCTGTAATATTCATGTAGGATTGAACTAAATAATAAACTGATAAATGCGCCAAGGGGCAAATAGTTAATACTAAATAGTGAGAATTATAAAAGTCAAAGACTTTTTTGTATGGTCGGAATATTAAAATTCCTTGACCATAAAAAAGACGATTAAGTCGCCTTATTTTTCTTTAACTCTACAATGATAAACCAAAAAAGTCAAGAACAAAGCCTAAGTAGTGGATTTATTCTCATCAACAAGCCCGTAGGACCAACTTCTCACACTATTGTCAATAAATTGCGTCGAATTACTAATATTAGAAAAATTGGACATGCTGGCACGCTGGACCCCTTCGCT
This window encodes:
- the ftsH gene encoding ATP-dependent zinc metalloprotease FtsH yields the protein MKSLLKNFSIFILVFLAIALIFSAYGQGTKIENANIGKFISQVDNGEVKSVIIRGDEMEVELKDGAKEMVKKEMGATFSELMSNYGIAKEKIIGIDVAVKSEEGAGYWMATLLPILLPFLLIGVFIFMMMRSVQGANSKAMMFGQSQAKEFGKDTKNKVSFKDVAGVKEAKEELSEVVDFLKQPKKFLELGARIPRGVLLLGSPGTGKTLLARAVAGEADVPFYHISGSEFVEMFVGVGASRVRDLFKKAKKSAPCIIFIDEIDAVGRRRGAGLGGSHDEREQTLNQILVEMDGFEPSANVIVMAATNRPDVLDPALLRPGRFDRQVVLDNPDIKDREEILKIHAKEKPLAKDVSLRRIAERTPGFSGADLANVLNEGAILAGRKNNKIIDMEFLLEAIEKVMLGPERKSKVFSEREKKVTAYHEAGHALVAHFSPNTDPVQKISVISRGRAAGYMIKLPTEDKHMHTKAEFMEDIAVLLAGYLTEKEVFGEITTGATSDLRKATSLARRLVTDYGMSENLGPRTFGEKEEMIFLGREIHEQRDYSEKMAEQIDVEIAAFIEKGKQMALTIIKGQREKLEAIVKVLVEKETLEKEEFEAIVGPLNKNIN
- a CDS encoding bifunctional oligoribonuclease/PAP phosphatase NrnA, giving the protein MIEEKYREAYEKIKGARNVLVVTHYRPDGDALSSMGIMIELLESLHKKYHAFCSDAPPFQFNFLPHVEKIKSDRDGINFADFDLFIALDCGSLSRTNLTKEIGHRHKDQIAIEFDHHPKIDSYSNIEVRNAKASSTAEVLYFFLKANKVRFNKNFANCILTGILTDTGNLLYESTSEKTIKITSEMLVYGARYPMILENTWRNKSLLSMRVWGRAMSNLKINSFYNFAYSFLTKDDIKNSGVTEEELEGIPGFLSNLAGVKALVFMREEEGGKIKGSLRTTHPDVDISKLAQVLGGGGHKRASGFVVDGKFEEVDGNWRIV
- the infB gene encoding translation initiation factor IF-2, whose amino-acid sequence is MNITELARLLKVTPQELRYYLSQAGFDIGGRAIKINKSVANKILKEWPKIKRKIDKQREEKERVEREKKVRIETHEKVFVPAFISVRDFAGLVASPVNVILAELIKNGIFASLNERIDFETAWLVGSELGFEVIRKEGEDETAVKENKLDDILSKEQAVDMLDRPPVIVVMGHVDHGKTSLLDAIRKTNVIGGEAGGITQHIGAYQVVRRNQTITFIDTPGHEAFTAMRSRGAKIADVAILVVAADDGVMPQTVEAYKIIQAAKLPFVVAINKVDKVDANIDKTKQELSGKLNITPTDWGGKTTCVPISAKKGDGITDLLDMILLTAETELENVKANPNADAAGTVIESHLSKGSGPVATILVQNGTLRLGDSLMMNGKDVGKIRNLTTYNEGNVKAVGPATPVQIIGLRAMLNVGDVLEVGEGERVKKKKLRTAADASFNKTSQRDENTTSEKVNLIIKGDLLGSIEAIEESLEKINTKDVSVKVVHRGLGNISDGDIKRAEATGSLILGFNVKTPIAIENMAREKNISIKAYNVIYDLLNDVKAEMRSRIVVTYEREDLGRLKVLAIFRTEKEAQIVGGKVIDGVIESDALIEVMRNKELVGTGKLTNLQAGKQNVNKVETDEECGLHYAGNIVVEVGDVLVFYKNNEVKVTF
- a CDS encoding site-specific integrase, whose translation is MSAYKRKNKWWVAFMIDGHRIRQCSPDNTKAGAIVFESQLRQKIANGSLTRANSKAKSMRYKDFVPMWLKDYVEVNSKPSDIVAKKMILRVHLLPYFGEMKIDQITNRIIEQFKAIQQRNKKSPKTINNHLGVLRKSLATADDWGLQVTIPKIKPLKVMLAEVSFLTVEECENVLQSADDIWHDMILLVMKTGLRFGELVALNWQDIDFANKQITVCRSIVKNIPQNSTKSNKIRHVPFGNEVEQMLILRKSASINEYVFSNKHGEFMKSATCRTNLIRICKQVGVTKIGWHLLRHTFASHLSENNISPIIIQKLLGHSDIKTTMRYAHLGNEVTREAVKTLERPIILEGCHNFATKVDNDTKTDKIIERFTANIKQEQE
- the clpP gene encoding ATP-dependent Clp endopeptidase proteolytic subunit ClpP, translated to MTLIPTVIEKSGQVERAYDIYSRLLRDRIIFLGEAIDDHVANIIIAQLLFLDAESKDKDIKFYINSPGGSVSAGMAIYDTMQYVKSDVSTICVGMAASMGAVLLSAGAAGKRFSLPNSEVMIHQVMGGAEGQASDIKIRSEHILKTRDKLNKILVKHTGQKIAKIEQDTDRDYYMSAEEAKKYGIIDKIMTK
- a CDS encoding ribosome-binding factor A, yielding MSRVEKVNEQLKDDLAVIVNSDVYLDGGLITIIRVKCAPDMSNANVNISVLPENLSGTALKLLRKNASAFTRKLSLKSRMRKVPRLTFGIDNQERYVAKMDKVFAEIRMDEKNDLGKLWRDDGEKQEEIDKE
- a CDS encoding rRNA pseudouridine synthase encodes the protein MKIVLQKFIAEAGVCSRRKAEDFIKDGLVMINDKVAKLGDRVDEHDEVLLDGVQIYRQEKLVYIILNKPKGYTCTSRQFVDEKNIFDLVNAKERLFVVGRLDKNSEGLVLLTNDGALTQKITHPKYEHEKKYLVSIVSRGLEARIIQNDFKQGVDIGDGDGIVKAKNIKAVGTDKFEIILTQGKKRQIRRMFGVLGCDVLELARIKIGSLEMGDLKVGEWRYLSEAEVKGLMVEKKKEVVKKVKK
- a CDS encoding transcription elongation factor GreA is translated as MITEEEKNMRTPQRKPGIYAGLKADQNITAEKFHELTAKLEKLKKVSQPRAITEMKHSAADGDFSENAAYQIAKGRLRGINQRITDITDHLKRAVIIEHNQNKDRVELGHKVTVEVNGKEKTFLILGSAETNPDNNVISNNSPIGSALMGKKIGDRVQVHLATKIVEYKIIKIE
- a CDS encoding O-antigen ligase family protein, producing the protein MRNVKYLQWAIMFILFALPSYTLRFKIVGIPITMLEVMILATFAIWFLNGYKQVIENIKTRRSGGAGLSRYPFDIEMVLLLIISFISVGVAGFSNEAFGIWKAYFFEPLLFYILLFNVFASPRRSLGEGWVSVFEKIIWPLTIAAFLISVFAIYQKITGDFIANPFWSAVETRRVVSVFAYPNALGLYLAPLVLLMTGHGLAISNFEFRILNKEKILKIIFLSVIIILSLLSIYFAHSEGAIVGVVAGTILFGLLIGKRMRLATMGVLIFALIMFFVNVNVHNKIVEKGTLSDFSGEVRKQQWRETWMMLTESPQRFILGAGLANYQTAVKPYHQEGIFFNEDHDPDFHRKLVLFSDDYKKKYWRPVEVYLYPHNIFLNFWSELGLLGALLMTWIIVKFYYIGVRQVLQNSKHKIQNYGSSTKENYIIITLLSAMTAIVIHGAVDVPYFKNDMAIMFWVLIALMGMGHLMINKEDKK